One Corynebacterium efficiens YS-314 DNA segment encodes these proteins:
- the urtE gene encoding urea ABC transporter ATP-binding subunit UrtE, which produces MLILQDITASYGRTQVLHSVSLESAESGILAVLGHNGAGKSTLLRTAIGLINPTSGRVLFDGEDISTLPPHSRIRKGMAYVPQGQQSFTQLTCWENLRVVADLHGRPGHARVDDALGRFPALHAVMDRPAGLLSGGQRQQLAIARALISGPRLLLLDEPTEGIQPSVVTEIQQAITELAAGGMGILLVEQNMGFALEVAREYAVISRGRIVETGMGVEDKELKHNKVKMSLAI; this is translated from the coding sequence CAGGTTCTTCATTCCGTGAGTTTGGAATCGGCTGAGTCTGGCATCCTGGCTGTGCTGGGGCACAACGGCGCGGGCAAGTCGACTCTACTGCGTACAGCTATCGGTCTGATCAATCCCACCAGCGGAAGAGTGCTTTTCGACGGTGAGGATATTTCCACTCTGCCACCGCACAGCCGGATCCGGAAGGGTATGGCATACGTGCCACAGGGGCAGCAGTCGTTTACTCAACTGACCTGTTGGGAAAACCTTCGGGTGGTTGCAGATCTACACGGGCGGCCGGGACACGCCCGGGTCGATGATGCACTGGGGAGGTTCCCCGCCCTTCACGCGGTGATGGACCGACCGGCGGGGTTGCTCTCCGGTGGTCAGCGACAACAGTTGGCCATAGCCCGTGCGCTGATTTCAGGACCGCGTCTCCTGCTCCTGGATGAACCTACTGAAGGCATCCAACCCTCGGTAGTCACTGAGATTCAGCAGGCGATCACCGAACTCGCAGCTGGCGGAATGGGTATTCTCCTCGTTGAGCAGAACATGGGCTTCGCACTTGAGGTGGCCCGGGAATACGCGGTGATCTCGCGGGGAAGAATCGTGGAGACGGGCATGGGTGTGGAAGACAAAGAGCTCAAACACAACAAGGTCAAGATGTCTCTGGCGATCTGA
- the pth gene encoding aminoacyl-tRNA hydrolase, with protein sequence MPPNTIDRVSFLSRIQAFFQSSRTPEVPDLAELPEARWLVVGLGNPGVKYEATRHNVGYMCVDTLLGTHDAPPLTPVRGLKVLTTPLPDAADSALAVRSTTFMNHSGQGVAPLAQTLGIPPERIIVIHDELDLPAGKVRVKKGGNENGHNGLKSLTQELGTRDYLRVRIGISRPPQGMSVPDYVLEPVADQQPGIDVAADAVDLIIARGLAAAQNDIHAR encoded by the coding sequence ATGCCACCCAATACTATTGACCGGGTGAGTTTCCTCTCCCGAATTCAGGCATTCTTCCAGTCCTCCCGCACCCCCGAGGTCCCCGACCTCGCAGAGCTACCCGAGGCCAGGTGGCTGGTGGTCGGTCTGGGTAATCCCGGCGTAAAATACGAGGCCACGAGACACAACGTGGGTTACATGTGCGTCGATACGCTTCTCGGTACCCACGACGCACCACCGTTGACCCCGGTCAGGGGACTCAAGGTGCTGACCACCCCGCTGCCCGACGCTGCTGACAGCGCGCTTGCGGTGCGTTCGACCACGTTCATGAACCATTCCGGGCAGGGTGTCGCGCCGCTGGCGCAGACACTGGGCATCCCGCCGGAGCGGATCATCGTCATCCACGACGAACTGGATCTACCAGCAGGCAAGGTACGTGTGAAAAAAGGTGGTAATGAAAACGGCCACAATGGTCTGAAATCCCTCACCCAGGAACTGGGAACCCGTGATTACCTGCGTGTTCGCATCGGCATTTCCCGTCCGCCCCAGGGCATGAGTGTGCCCGATTATGTCCTGGAGCCGGTGGCTGACCAACAGCCGGGCATCGATGTGGCTGCCGATGCGGTAGATCTGATCATCGCGCGGGGATTGGCGGCTGCTCAGAACGACATCCACGCACGCTAG